CGTGGTGAACTCGGCGGCGAACCCGAAGAGGCCGCGCGCCGGGACGCGGTAGACGAGGCGCACCCGATCGTCGCCGAGCGGCGTCATCGACTGCATCTCGCCGCGACGCGCGCCCAGGCGCTCGATGACGGCCCCGGCCGTCTCCTGCGGCAGGTCCAGCACGACCTCCTCGACCGGCTCCAGGCGCCGGCCGTCCTGCTCGCGGTAGATGACCTGCGGGCGGGAGACGGCGAGCTCGTACCCTTCCCGGCGCATCGTCTCGATGACGATGGACAGGTGCAACTCGCCGCGCCCGGACACGCGGAAGGCGTCCGGCGAGTCCGTCTCCTCCACGAGGAGGCCCACGTTGCGCTCGGCCTCGCGCCACAGCCTCTCCCGCAGGTGGCGGGACGTGAGATAGGCGCCGTCCCGCCCGGCGAACGGGCTGTCGTTGACGAGAAACGTCATGGTGACGGTCGGCGCGTCCACTTCCAAAGGTGGCAGCGGCGCCGGGTCGCCGGGGTCGCTGATGGTCTCGCCGATCGCCACGTCCGGGATGCCTGCCACGGCGCAGATGTCGCCGGCGGGCACCTCCTCCGCCGCCAGGCGCTTGAGGCTGCCGAACGTGAACAGCTCGGCCACCTTCGCGCGACGCATGGCGTCCGGCGCGCGGCCGACGGCCACCGCCTGCCCCGCGCGCAGCGTCCCCTGCGCCACGCGCCCGATGGCGATGCGCCCGAGGTACTCGTCGTAATCCAGCGTGGTCACCAGAAGTTTCACCGGGGCGTCCGGATCGCCGGGGGGTGGCGGAATGTGATCCACGACCGCCTGGAGAAGCGGGCGCATGTCGCCCCGGATGCCGCTCGCCGGGTGGCCCGGCCCGGCCGGGCGGTAGTCGCCCGGCAGGTCCGTCATGGCCACGCCGGCGCGGGCATCCGCGTACAGGACGGGAACGTCGATCTGCTCGTCATCGGCGCCGAGTTCGATGAAGAGCTCCAGCACCTGGTCGACGACCTCGCGGGGACGCGCGCCCATGCGGTCGATCTTGTTCACGACGAGGATCGGGCGCAGCCGCTGCCGCAGCGCCTTTTCCACCACGAACCGCGTCTGCGGCATGGGGCCCTCGGCGGCGTCGACGACGAGCAGCGCCCCGTCGACCATGCTGAGGATGCGCTCCACTTCGCCGCTGAAATCGGCGTGCCCGGGCGTGTCGACGATGTTGATCTTCGTGCCCTCGAAGTGGATGGCGGTGTTCTTCGCGAGGATGGTGATGCCGCGCTCGCGCTCGAGCTCGTTCGAGTCGAGCACGCGCTCGCCGACGGGCTGGTTGGCGCGGAACGCGCCCGCCTGCTTCAGCATGGCGTCGACGAGCGTGGTCTTGCCGTGGTCGACGTGCGCGATGATGGCCACGTTGCGAAGTTGAACCATGTCCTGCAGTATACCGCGAAACCGGTCGCGCGCTTATCCCCGGAAGGTGACGGCGTCCAGGTAGAAGGCGACGACACCGAGCACGATGGCCGCGAACGTCAGGGCCGCCGGGAGCTCCGCGCCCACGCGCTGCTCCCTGTCTTCGGCGTCGTCCGCGGGCGCCGATCCCGATGCGGGGGCCCCGGGGGTGTCCAGGCGCAGCGGGCCGCGGTACAGCGCGCCCGAGGACGCGATCACGCCCACAAGGAGCACGGCCGCCGTGTCGAGCGCCACCCTTGACCCGAGGCGCAGGTCCAGGCCGTGGGCGCGGATCAGCACGATGGCGAGGTCGAGGAGCAGGGCCGCGCCGCTGATCACGAGCCCCCACCGCAATGCGCGCAGGGCCCGCTGGACGAACGGCAGATCCTCGCCCCGGTTCACCGGGCATCCGCCCATTCGAAACGCGCCAGGAAGTGCCGCAGCACCTTCGGCTCATACGTGAGCCGCAGGCCGCGCACCTTCGACGCGCGCTGGAGCACCGCGACCATCCCCTCGGCGACGTCGTCCAGGTGATTGTCCGTGTACGCGCGCCGGGGCACGGCGAGCCGCAGGAACTCCGCCGGTGCGCGCCGCTCGGCTCCCGTTTCCGGGTCTCGCCCCATCATCAGCGTGCCCACCTCCACGGCGCGCACGCCGGCCTCCAGATACAGCTCCGCGGCCAGCGCCGCGCCGGGGAACTGTTCCGGCGGAACGTGCGGGAGCATCCGGCCGGCGTCGACGAAGACGGCGTGCCCGCCGACGGGATACTGGATCGGCACGCCGGCCGCGCGCAGGCGTTCCCCGAGCCGGCGCACCTGCCCGATGCGCTGCTGAAGGTAGGCCACGTCCAGCGCCTCCTCCAGCCCGACGGCGAGCGCCGCCATGTCCCTCCCGTTCATGCCGCCGTACGTCAGGAACCCTTCGAACGCCACGACGCGCGGCGCGAGGCGCAGGTACAGCGACTCGTCGCGCACGGCCACGAACCCGCCGATGTTCACGAGGCCGTCCTTCTTGGCGCTCATCATGCAGCCGTCGGCGAGGTCGAAGAAGTCGCGCGCGATGGCGCGGGGCTCCCTTCCGGCCTGGCCCTCTTCCCACTCCCGGACCAGGTAGGCGTTCTCGGCGTAACGCGCCGCGTCCAAGAGCAGGAGGATGCCGTGCTGCCGCGCGACGGCCGCCACCTCGCGGGCGTTGGCGAGGGACACCGGCAGCCCGCCGGCCGAGTTGCAGGTGATCGTCAACACGATGGCCGCGACCGACTCCGCGCCGTGCTCGTCGATGAAGGCCTTCAGCGCCGCGACGTCCATGTTGCCCTTGAACGGGAAGGGCGACGTCGTGTCGGCCGCCTCAGGTGTGAGCAGGTCGACCGGCCGCCCGCCGGCCAGCTCGATGTGCGCGCGGGTGGTGTCGAAGTGCATGTTGCCGAGCACGTACTGCCCAGGACGCCGGATCAGCTCCGGAAACACGACGCGTTCCGCGCCGCGCCCCTGGTGCGTGGGCAGCACGTAGGGGTAGCCGGTGATCGCCTCGACCGTCTCGCGCAGCATGTGAAAGCTGCGGCTGCCGGCGTAGGCCTCGTCGCCCGTCATGAGCGCCGCCCACTGGCGGTCGCTCATGGCGCCCGTGCCGCTGTCCGTCAACAGGTCGACGTACACGTCCTCCGACCGCAGGAGAAAGACGTTCAGCCCGGCCTCCGCGAGGCGCGCCTCCCGCGCGTCCCGCGCGATGAGGCGGATCGGTTCCACCATCTTGATCCGAAACGGTTCGCCCTTCATGTCCCACTCCCCCATTTCACGACGCGGGCCCCGGCCAAGGGCAGGGGCCCGGCAGTGTCGCGCCTCCTGCGTCCACCCGCGCCCCCGGCGTCAGGTGGCGCCGTCCTCCTCCGTGGGGGCGTCTTGCGCCGCCCCCAGCGTGCCCAGGTACAGCTCGACGACCTGCGGGTTCGCGAGGAGCCGCTCGCCCGCGTCGTCGAAGGCGTTGCGGCCCATGTCCAGCACGTAGCCCCAGTCCG
The Clostridia bacterium DNA segment above includes these coding regions:
- the typA gene encoding translational GTPase TypA, producing MVQLRNVAIIAHVDHGKTTLVDAMLKQAGAFRANQPVGERVLDSNELERERGITILAKNTAIHFEGTKINIVDTPGHADFSGEVERILSMVDGALLVVDAAEGPMPQTRFVVEKALRQRLRPILVVNKIDRMGARPREVVDQVLELFIELGADDEQIDVPVLYADARAGVAMTDLPGDYRPAGPGHPASGIRGDMRPLLQAVVDHIPPPPGDPDAPVKLLVTTLDYDEYLGRIAIGRVAQGTLRAGQAVAVGRAPDAMRRAKVAELFTFGSLKRLAAEEVPAGDICAVAGIPDVAIGETISDPGDPAPLPPLEVDAPTVTMTFLVNDSPFAGRDGAYLTSRHLRERLWREAERNVGLLVEETDSPDAFRVSGRGELHLSIVIETMRREGYELAVSRPQVIYREQDGRRLEPVEEVVLDLPQETAGAVIERLGARRGEMQSMTPLGDDRVRLVYRVPARGLFGFAAEFTTLTRGYGVMSHTFAGYEPEKGPIPGRSRGSLVAWETGVTTAYALENAEKRGTLFVGPGEPVYAGQVVGEHAREGDLEINVCKKKHVTNIRSSTAEESVRLTPPKRLSLEQALEFIADDELVEVTPKEIRIRKRLLDRHARERAQKG
- a CDS encoding tryptophanase — its product is MGEWDMKGEPFRIKMVEPIRLIARDAREARLAEAGLNVFLLRSEDVYVDLLTDSGTGAMSDRQWAALMTGDEAYAGSRSFHMLRETVEAITGYPYVLPTHQGRGAERVVFPELIRRPGQYVLGNMHFDTTRAHIELAGGRPVDLLTPEAADTTSPFPFKGNMDVAALKAFIDEHGAESVAAIVLTITCNSAGGLPVSLANAREVAAVARQHGILLLLDAARYAENAYLVREWEEGQAGREPRAIARDFFDLADGCMMSAKKDGLVNIGGFVAVRDESLYLRLAPRVVAFEGFLTYGGMNGRDMAALAVGLEEALDVAYLQQRIGQVRRLGERLRAAGVPIQYPVGGHAVFVDAGRMLPHVPPEQFPGAALAAELYLEAGVRAVEVGTLMMGRDPETGAERRAPAEFLRLAVPRRAYTDNHLDDVAEGMVAVLQRASKVRGLRLTYEPKVLRHFLARFEWADAR